In Heterodontus francisci isolate sHetFra1 chromosome 5, sHetFra1.hap1, whole genome shotgun sequence, one DNA window encodes the following:
- the LOC137369516 gene encoding melanocortin receptor 5-like: protein MNLTELHSCAPWQQNLTPADDTTNKMKRASVFCEQVSVAIEVFLTLGILSLLENILVITAVIKNKNLHSPMYLFICSLAVADMLVSVSNAWETIMITLLNNRHLIVEDSFAKQVDNVFDSLICISVVASMCSLLAIAVDRYVTIFYALRYHHIMTVKRAAFIIAGIWMFCTGCGIIFIIYSESPTVVICLVTMFFIMLILMASLYSHMFLLARSHAKQIAALSGYNSIHQRASMKGAITLTILLGIFIICWAPFFLHLILMISCPGNLYCVCFMSHFNLYLILIMCNSIIDPLIYAFRSQEMRKTFMEIICCCSLRAACCGLSEK from the coding sequence ATGAATTTAACAGAGCTGCACTCATGCGCACCATGGCAGCAGAACTTAACTCCTGCCGATGACACAACCAACAAAATGAAGAGAGCTTCTGTTTTCTGTGAACAAGTCAGTGTAGCAATTGAGGTGTTTCTAACTCTGGGCATTCTGAGTCTGCTGGAAAATATTCTGGTCATTACTGCTGTTATTAAAAACAAGAACCTACATTCTCCTATGTATTTGTTTATCTGCAGCTTAGCTGTTGCAGATATGCTGGTAAGTGTGTCTAATGCATGGGAGACCATTATGATAACCTTACTCAACAACAGGCATTTAATTGTTGAAGACAGTTTTGCCAAACAGGTGGACAATGTGTTTGATTCACTGATATGCATTTCTGTTGTGGCATCTATGTGTAGCCTCCTGGCTATAGCTGTTGATAGGTATGTCACCATATTTTATGCTTTACGCTACCACCACATCATGACTGTAAAACGAGCCGCTTTTATTATTGCAGGTATCTGGATGTTCTGTACTGGCTGCGGTATCATTTTCATCATCTACTCTGAAAGTCCAACTGTTGTCATCTGTCTCGTCACCATGTTCTTCATTATGTTGATCCTAATGGCCTCCCTCTACAGCCACATGTTTTTGCTCGCTCGTTCCCACGCTAAGCAAATTGCTGCTTTGTCCGGCTACAACTCAATTCATCAAAGAGCAAGTATGAAAGGGGCCATCACATTAACAATTCTGCTTGGCATTTTCATCATATGCTGGGCTCCATTTTTCCTGCACCTCATCCTCATGATCTCCTGTCCTGGAAATCTGTACTGTGTGTGCTTCATGTCACACTTCAATTTGTACTTGATCCTCATCATGTGTAATTCAATCATTGACCCACTCATCTATGCCTTCCGTAGTCAAGAAATGCGGAAGACGTTCATGGAGATAATTTGCTGCTGCAGTTTAAGGGCAGCTTGTTGCGGACTTTCTGAGAAATAA